Proteins from a genomic interval of Rosa chinensis cultivar Old Blush chromosome 2, RchiOBHm-V2, whole genome shotgun sequence:
- the LOC112186247 gene encoding uncharacterized protein LOC112186247, with protein sequence MVIQEPAPHALEVEEGVNAEPEPEVAPIMEPQEAPTTAAVPSPLPEPPSRLERLVRLLKVASPGVIDEARDGLQRLPSPEILLPGASARAQEYLMVLNRERTITEAEFTEIYELLQNLPKQINERATATAQSRHAQAHYRGLTQQTDASRDLLGDRAILVRDLRIMQNRLRTQIEELQAQLTAVTARLEHEEPLLEQPLAAFEALSQELAQAREASRQAERVAADTSFCLDEHLLRLTHAGRKI encoded by the coding sequence ATGGTGATTCAGGAGCCTGCCCCCCACGCTCTTGAAGTAGAAGAAGGGGTGAATGCTGAACCAGAGCCGGAAGTAGCCCCTATTATGGAGCCTCAGGAAGCCCCCACTACTGCTGCTGTTCCAAGTCCATTGCCTGAGCCTCCTTCCAGATTGGAAAGGCTTGTTCGCCTACTCAAAGTGGCCTCTCCcggagttatagatgaagcAAGGGATGGGCTGCAACGCCTTCCGAGTCCCGAGATCCTACTACCGGGTGCGTCTGCCAGAGCTCAGGAATACTTGATGGTTCTCAACCGCGAGCGAACCATCACTGAGGCTGAGTTTACCGAGATATATGAGCTACTACAAAACCTTCCCAAGCAGATTAATGAAAGAGCAACCGCAACTGCACAGTCCAGGCATGCTCAGGCCCACTATCGGGGCCTCACGCAACAGACAGATGCTTCTCGCGACCTTCTGGGAGATAGGGCTATCCTTGTTAGAGATTTGCGAATTATGCAAAATCGTCTTCGGACCCAAATCGAGGAACTTCAAGCCCAATTGACAGCGGTCACGGCCCGACTTGAACATGAGGAACCTTTGCTAGAGCAGCCTCTAGCGGCCTTCGAAGCATTGTCTCAAGAGTTAGCTCAAGCTCGTGAAGCCTCTCGTCAAGCAGAACGAGTTGCTGCCGACACTAGTTTTTGTCTGGACGAACACCtacttcgcttgacccatgcgggccGAAAAATTTAG